In Aedes albopictus strain Foshan chromosome 3, AalbF5, whole genome shotgun sequence, the following are encoded in one genomic region:
- the LOC134290960 gene encoding uncharacterized protein LOC134290960 — protein sequence MGNLPLERVSRAPAFQRVGIDYCGPFELQPATRKGAPVKCYLCLFVCLVCKAVHVEVVMDLTSEAFLAALRRFVARRGRPEMILCDNASNFVGARRELNELHRLFQQQQFQERVSTSAMRDLIEFKFIPARSPNFGGLWEAAVKSLKGHMRRVVGNRTLKLDEMHTVVTQIEACFNSRPLTPLSNDPRDLEVLTPGYFLIQRPLTAIPEPSLSEVPEGRLSRWQRVQSYSQQIWKVGKSNGDSSRSRRKYESCHRPHEGCRVILQQRSGTTGTTEKQHQGLATSSEGIERGSVSRRQSGEWARIVYSVQ from the exons ATGGGAAATCTACCACTGGAGCGAGTATCGCGAGCCCCTGCCTTCCAGCGTGTGGGCATCGACTATTGTGGCCCTTTCGAGTTGCAACCAGCCACCCGAAAAGGAGCACCGGTGAAGTGTTATCTTTGCCTGTTTGTGTGCTTGGTCTGCAAAGCAGTTCATGTTGAAGTTGTGATGGATCTCACAAGCGAAGCTTTCCTTGCCGCTCTAAGGCGATTTGTCGCAAGGCGTGGACGGCCTGAGATGATTCTGTGCGACAACGCCTCCAACTTTGTCGGAGCCCGACGAGAGTTGAACGAGTTgcatagactatttcaacaacagCAATTCCAGGAACGAGTTTCAACAAGTGCAATGCGAGACTTGATAGAGTTCAAGTTTATCCCAGCGAGATCCCCGAACTTTGGCGGCCTATGGGAGGCCGCAGTCAAATCGCTGAAAGGGCATATGCGGAGAGTAGTCGGTAACAGAACGTTGAAACTGGACGAGATGCACACTGTCGTGACGCAGATTGAAGCTTGCTTCAACTCAAGGCCGTTAACACCGTTGAGCAACGATCCGCGTGACTTGGAAGTTCTAACGCCTGGGTACTTCTTAATTCAGCGTCCTCTCACCGCTATACCTGAGCCAAGCCTCAGCGAGGTACCGGAGGGAAGACTTAGCAGATGGCAACGTGTCCAAAGCTACAGCCAGCAGATTTGGAAGGTTGGGAAGAGTAACGGAGATTCATCCCGGTCCAGACGGAAATACGAGAGTTGTCACCGTCCGCACGAAGGATG CCGTGTCATTCTTCAACAGCGTTCGGGTACGACCGGTACGACTGAGAAGCAGCATCAGGGTCTGGCGACATCATCGGAAGGCATCGAACGAGGATCAGTCAGTCGTAGACAATCTGGTGAATGGGCAAGAATCGTCTACAGCGTACAATAG
- the LOC134290959 gene encoding uncharacterized protein LOC134290959 codes for MYRMVWQQASDQLLHKIFWRDSSEEPLRTYKLTAVTYGTSSAPYLATRCLNRCAEEGAERYPVAATIVKKTFYVDDMLAGFHSVEEGKLVCKDVRELLQGSGFNLRKWNSNDPEILSEIPSQLRDDREVLDLDEKATVKTLGLTWEPATDTLRIKVPNWKPEGPVTHRIVLSEIARLFDPYGLVGPVIVQGKLFLQELWQAKYSWDELLSGDLQSRWLEFRRNLSELDAISVPRWIAFGKDVTSCEIHGFSDASDKAYGATVYLRCVNLDGEITVNLLMAKSKVAPLEDLSRRKKKQSTPRLELSGALLLAHL; via the coding sequence ATGTATCGAATGGTATGGCAGCAAGCGTCAGACCAACTTCTCCATAAGatattctggagagattcttcagAGGAGCCACTGCGGACGTACAAGCTTACTGCCGTTACGTATGGTACATCATCTGCACCATACCTCGCTACTCGCTGTTTGAATCGATGTGCCGAAGAAGGGGCAGAACGTTATCCAGTTGCTGCAACGATAGTCAAGAAGACCTTTTACGTGGATGATATGCTAGCGGGTTTCCACAGTGTTGAAGAAGGGAAACTTGTTTGCAAGGACGTCCGAGAACTTCTGCAAGGATCAGGTTTCAATCTGAGGAAGTGGAACAGCAATGATCCGGAAATCTTGTCGGAAATCCCTTCTCAATTACGTGATGATCGTGAAGTTCTTGATCTGGATGAGAAGGCGACGGTGAAGACGTTGGGTCTAACTTGGGAGCCAGCTACGGATACGTTGCGGATCAAGGTTCCCAACTGGAAGCCTGAAGGGCCAGTAACGCATCGAATCGTTCTCTCAGAGATCGCACGGCTTTTCGATCCATATGGACTAGTGGGTCCAGTAATAGTTCAAGGAAAGCTATTTCTGCAAGAACTTTGGCAAGCAAAGTACTCCTGGGATGAGCTTTTAAGTGGCGACCTCCAGTCACGATGGCTTGAGTTCAGGAGAAACCTCAGCGAGCTTGATGCAATCTCTGTACCCAGGTGGATTGCATTCGGAAAAGACGTGACCTCTTGCGAAATCCACGGATTCAGTGACGCTAGCGACAAGGCCTACGGAGCAACAGTCTACCTACGATGTGTGAACCTGGACGGAGAAATAACGGTGAACCTGTTGATGGCCAAATCAAAGGTTGCGCCGTTGGAAGATCTCAGCCGAAGAAAGAAGAAGCAATCTACGCCTCGTCTAGAGTTGTCTGGCGCACTGTTGCTCGCTCATCTCTAG
- the LOC115268125 gene encoding uncharacterized protein LOC115268125: MTVPELRQPVKQERLAWILENIEEFLSLYQADRDKSAVNLRLKKLDEVYDKYCEVRVNIEVITDDLDVGQEVENTSEDGAVGQADMAEVRQLENEEIFKEFENKYFRLKQALLSKVSVSTEVVERRRDEVQTYQSSRTRYPELKLPTFSGRLSEWMNFRDNFRSLIHDNNQLSAIDKFNYLRTSLKDDALYQINQIQVTAANYDLAWGILESKFENHKLIAQEHLKALFNVAPMKSETFQGLNHILMTFKINLQQLEKLGEDTAQWSTLLAFMLSQKLDDDTLRLWETHHSSKNIPSYTAMVEFLENHCAILQSTSARKTNEFKKPSKPPFVHAAISTKNCTVCNGGPHSVEQCSSFGRMKIVDRKVLARKLGLCLNCLRSGHFVADCSRSSCGKCGQRHHHLLHPYSNHVGQGQNVNQPSSQRHTKGPQAANSQSLQSNQAQNRNNSRHSQTTPTPSTSSQNACLPPPTNPSTVHHTATPSKTHHHSNTALLSTAIVKLGDHHGNTVLARALLDNGSQVCLMTENLAQRLSFRRIRENMPVNGVGGSCSVAKQAVLAIVLSCNSSYVTGEVKFLVLPKITTSLPQQYIDTSSWNLPSGVCLADPGFNESGSIDVILGVAVFYELLLCEQLKLSRSGPILHNTELGWIVAGELPETAIVSYSAVTSSSVTTTEVFEELTKFWELEACNTKSCLSIEESACETIFEETTTRDLDGKFRVQLPKKKHMLDKLGNSKAIARKRYLSMEKRLDANPELKTMYKAFMHEYLQMGHMKEIKAEEEESGLEYYIPHHAVLKPDSTTTKLRVVFDASCPTDTCVPQRCSDGWACCLG, from the coding sequence ATGACGGTGCCTGAGCTGAGACAACCTGTGAAGCAAGAACGACTTGCTTGGATATTGGAGAATATCGAGGAGTTCTTGTCGTTGTACCAGGCGGATCGAGACAAAAGTGCAGTGAATCTTCGATTAAAGAAACTGGATGAAGTGTATGATAAATACTGTGAAGTGAGAGTGAACATTGAAGTGATTACCGATGACTTGGACGTCGGTCAAGAAGTGGAAAATACCTCTGAGGATGGAGCCGTAGGACAAGCTGATATGGCCGAGGTTCGCCAACTAGAAAACGAAGAGATCTTCAAGGAATTCGAAAACAAGTACTTTCGATTGAAGCAGGCGCTACTTTCGAAGGTCAGTGTATCAACGGAAGTTGTTGAACGCCGAAGGGATGAGGTCCAGACTTACCAGTCATCGCGAACGAGATATCCTGAACTGAAGCTACCCACTTTCTCTGGGAGATTGTCGGAGTGGATGAACTTTCGGGACAACTTCAGATCACTGATACACGATAACAACCAACTCAGTGCGATCGATAAGTTCAACTACTTACGCACATCGCTGAAGGACGACGCTCTGTATCAGATCAACCAGATTCAGGTTACAGCTGCCAATTACGATCTTGCTTGGGGCATTCTGGAGTCAAAGTTCGAGAACCACAAGTTGATCGCGCAGGAGCATTTGAAGGCATTGTTCAATGTTGCTCCGATGAAGTCTGAGACTTTCCAAGGCCTGAATCATATCCTGATGACGTTTAAGATCAACCTTCAGCAGTTGGAGAAGTTGGGAGAAGATACTGCGCAGTGGAGCACGCTGCTAGCCTTCATGCTTTCCCAGAAGTTGGATGATGATACGCTTCGTCTGTGGGAAACTCACCACAGTTCGAAGAACATTCCGTCGTATACAGCGATGGTTGAGTTTCTCGAGAATCATTGTGCCATCCTACAATCAACGTCGGCACGGAAGACCAATGAGTTCAAGAAACCTTCGAAACCCCCATTTGTTCATGCTGCGATATCAACCAAAAATTGCACGGTTTGCAATGGAGGTCCACATTCCGTTGAGCAGTGTTCGAGTTTTGGCAGAATGAAGATCGTGGATAGGAAGGTGCTAGCCCGGAAGCTTGGATTGTGTCTGAACTGCTTACGTTCTGGACATTTCGTTGCGGACTGTTCGAGATCATCGTGTGGAAAGTGTGGTCAGCGGCACCACCATTTGCTGCATCCATACAGCAACCATGTAGGCCAAGGGCAGAACGTGAATCAGCCCTCCTCCCAGAGACACACGAAAGGACCTCAAGCCGCGAACTCTCAATCTCTGCAATCCAATCAAGCCCAAAACCGGAACAATTCTCGACACTCACAGACTACACCAACTCCAAGTACATCCTCGCAAAATGCATGCTTACCACCTCCCACCAATCCTTCTACTGTACACCACACTGCTACACCATCAAAAACACACCACCATTCAAACACTGCCTTATTATCGACTGCAATTGTGAAGCTCGGTGATCACCATGGAAACACCGTACTTGCACGCGCTTTGCTGGATAATGGTTCTCAAGTCTGTCTGATGACTGAGAATCTCGCTCAACGGTTGAGCTTCCGAAGGATTCGGGAGAACATGCCGGTGAACGGAGTTGGTGGTTCATGTTCAGTTGCTAAACAAGCTGTATTAGCAATAGTTCTGTCATGCAACTCGTCGTACGTGACAGGGGAAGTCAAATTCCTGGTTCTACCGAAGATTACTACAAGTCTACCGCAGCAATACATCGATACGTCATCGTGGAATCTGCCATCAGGAGTATGCCTAGCGGATCCCGGCTTCAATGAATCTGGTTCGATCGATGTGATACTGGGAGTAGCTGTCTTCTACGAGTTGCTACTATGTGAGCAGCTGAAACTCTCCAGGTCAGGTCCGATTCTCCACAACACGGAACTAGGATGGATCGTCGCTGGAGAGCTACCGGAAACAGCTATCGTGAGCTACAGTGCAGTAACTTCATCGTCGGTAACAACGACAGAGGTGTTTGAGGAGCTGACAAAGTTTTGGGAATTGGAAGCTTGCAACACGAAGAGCTGTCTGTCCATCGAGGAGTCTGCCTGCGAAACCATCTTCGAGGAGACAACCACCAGAGATCTGGATGGGAAGTTCCGAGTGCAGCTACCAAAGAAGAAACACATGCTGGACAAATTAGGAAACTCAAAAGCAATAGCTAGGAAACGCTATTTGTCAATGGAGAAGCGACTAGATGCCAACCCAGAACTAAAGACCATGTATAAGGCATTTATGCATGAGTATCTTCAGATGGGACATATGAAGGAGATAAAGGCGGAAGAGGAAGAATCAGGTCTAGAGTACTACATTCCTCATCACGCTGTCCTGAAGCCGGACAGCACGACAACTAAGCTAAGAGTTGTTTTCGATGCATCCTGTCCAACGGATACGTGTGTCCCTCAACGATGTTCTGATGGTTGGGCCTGTTGTTTAGGATGA
- the LOC134289654 gene encoding uncharacterized protein LOC134289654 has protein sequence MEEAIADELGLNGNISSLCIQWTGSVTRKEPSSRQVELRISGVNGGPDYAISGVQTIPHLDLPQQSLDYEELSKLFPHLKGLPVRSFSNAVPRILIGLDNAALKLTLDKRERRSREPIAAKTRLGWTIFGGGHRGMPHTDHVMFHMCNCSADESLHKLVNDYFAVESLGVNPLPPLESSEDQRARQVLMQSTKRTESGRFECGLLWKSDDFEFPSSYRMAERRLICLEKKFAKNPALKMKVAEQIDEYLQRGYAHIATEDELQQSDPRHVWYLPLGIVQNPRKPEKLRIVRDAAARVGDVSLNSMLLVGPDLLTPLLKVICGFRQRQYVAVGDVRQMFHQLLVKESDRQAQRFLFRIDPEQAPTVYVMDVVIFGASCSPCLAQHVKNTNAKDFEETFPEAAAAIINCTYVDDFLDSRDTVDETVRIVKEVRLIFDKAGFEIRNWQSNSDEVLRRVGVDSNDTARCFSVEKSTVAERVLGMTWDPKDDMFEFETQCREDLHPLLSGSIVPTKRQVLRVVMSHFDPIGIVATYTVHGKILIQDVWRSGVSWDDPVTTDVFENWQRWVRLAPHLRQVRIPRCYFPNYHPNSYDSLELHIFVDASLMAYCAAAYFRIFDEGSPRCALVAAKTKVTPLKPQSVPRNELCAAVIGVRLLRSIQENHSIPVQKRYMWTDSTTVLAWLRADPRKFRQFVAFRVAEIQSETSIDEWHYVPTNLNVADKGTKWGTGPCFDPESPWFTGPAFLHRAEKEWPRQPAKYAEPQEETKAVQHHVAVCDSTNDFGKFSRWKDLVKNLSYLHHFVHRCRTPHRETTGSRIAVLEQRDYVAAEASLWRVIQGTEYPEEVSILRKNSEMPSYERKPLNKSSCIRKLSPFLDDKGVLRMSSRINEVSLYYSAEFQNPVIVPRGHHVTKLLILEHHQRYGHANVDTVVNELRQRYYIPKIRSEVKKVVKQCMWRKVYRAKPAEPKMATLPHPRVAPYVRPFTFTGLDYFGPLIVKRRRCNEKRWVALFTCLTIRAVHVEVVHTLSTESYRLAIHRFISRRGAPQQIFSDNGTNFRGAAREIADEIKTINRELANSFTNAEIEWVFNPPSAPHMGGVWERKVRSIKDAFKSLHHNQHLNDEELATFLTEAEMIVNSHPLTFVPLEDSTEEAITPYNFLLMSSSGANTASRIPISEEISLRVNWKLMQQLLNQFWKRWIQGYLPTIARRTKWFNDVRPLQVDDPVIIVDETVRNGWLRGRIVKVYTASDGQVRKVDVQTASGVYQRPAIKVALLDVLQSGKAVQR, from the coding sequence ATGGAAGAAGCTATTGCTGATGAACTTGGGCTGAACGGGAACATCAGTTCGCTATGCATCCAGTGGACAGGGAGCGTTACCAGGAAGGAACCGTCATCTAGGCAAGTGGAGTTGCGCATTTCCGGTGTCAACGGTGGACCAGATTACGCCATATCAGGGGTCCAAACAATACCGCACCTGGACCTACCGCAACAAAGCCTGGATTATGAAGAACTCTCCAAACTGTTTCCGCATTTGAAAGGTCTTCCTGTTCGAAGTTTTTCGAATGCAGTTCCTCGTATTCTCATAGGTCTGGATAACGCCGCGCTGAAGTTAACGTTGGACAAACGCGAGAGGCGTAGCAGAGAACCGATAGCAGCCAAAACGCGACTTGGGTGGACAATATTCGGAGGTGGACACCGAGGAATGCCACATACCGATCACGTGATGTTCCACATGTGCAACTGTAGCGCAGACGAGTCTCTCCACAAGCTTGTTAACGACTACTTCGCAGTGGAGTCGCTCGGTGTGAACCCTTTGCCACCTTTAGAGTCTTCCGAAGATCAACGAGCTCGGCAGGTTTTGATGCAGTCCACTAAGCGGACCGAGTCTGGCAGGTTCGAATGCGGCCTCCTATGGAAGAGCGACGATTTCGAGTTCCCTTCTAGCTACAGAATGGCTGAACGTCGCTTAATCTGTTTGGAaaagaaatttgccaaaaatcCAGCGCTGAAAATGAAGGTTGCAGAGCAGATCGACGAGTATCTGCAGCGCGGTTATGCTCATATTGCTACCGAGGACgagttacagcagtctgatccacGTCACGTCTGGTACCTTCCCCTAGGTATCGTCCAGAATCCTCGCAAACCTGAGAAACTTCGCATCGTGCGGGACGCAGCGGCCCGTGTAGGAGATGTGTCACTCAACTCCATGTTACTGGTCGGGCCAGATCTTCTAACCCCACTGCTCAAGGTCATCTGTGGATTTCGTCAACGGCAGTACGTTGCAGTTGGTGATGTCCGCCAAATGTTTCACCAACTGCTGGTCAAGGAAAGCGACCGCCAAGCCCAAAGATTCTTATTTCGAATCGATCCCGAGCAAGCACCAACGGTGTACGTCATGGACGTCGTTATCTTCGGCGCATCGTGCTCCCCGTGTTTGGCGCAGCATGTTAAAAACACCAACGCCAAGGACTTTGAGGAAACGTTTCCAGAAGCGGCGGCGGCGATCATCAACTGTACATACGTTGACGACTTTCTGGACAGCAGAGATACGGTAGATGAAACTGTGCGGATCGTGAAAGAAGTGCGCTTGATCTTCGATAAAGCTGGATTCGAGATTCGCAACTGGCAGTCTAATTCTGATGAGGTACTTCGACGGGTCGGGGTCGACAGCAACGATACAGCAAGATGCTTTTCAGTTGAGAAGTCTACGGTTGCCGAACGTGTTTTGGGGATGACATGGGATCCCAAGGATGACATGTTCGAATTTGAAACCCAGTGTCGTGAAGATCTTCATCCGTTATTATCCGGAAGCATCGTCCCCACAAAAAGACAAGTTCTCCGGGTCGTGATGAGCCATTTTGACCCCATCGGGATCGTAGCTACGTATACAGTGCACGGAAAAATTTTGATTCAGGATGTTTGGAGATCCGGTGTTAGTTGGGACGATCCTGTGACGACAGATGTTTTTGAGAATTGGCAGCGATGGGTTCGATTGGCTCCGCATCTGAGACAGGTTCGAATTCCAAGGTGTTATTTCCCGAATTACCACCCGAACAGCTACGATTCTCTCGAACTCCATATCTTCGTTGATGCCAGCCTAATGGCATACTGTGCTGCAGCGTACTTCAGGATTTTCGACGAAGGTTCACCGCGCTGTGCCCTAGTCGCCGCGAAGACGAAAGTTACACCTCTAAAACCTCAATCGGTTCCAAGAAACGAACTGTGCGCTGCGGTGATTGGAGTGAGACTTCTAAGGAGTATCCAGGAGAATCACTCCATACCAGTCCAGAAACGCTACATGTGGACTGATTCAACGACCGTTCTCGCTTGGTTGAGGGCAGATCCTCGGAAGTTCCGGCAATTCGTTGCTTTTCGGGTTGCTGAGATTCAGTCGGAAACAAGTATCGATGAATGGCACTACGTCCCAACAAACCTGAATGTCGCCGACAAGGGTACCAAGTGGGGAACAGGTCCGTGTTTCGATCCAGAAAGTCCGTGGTTCACGGGACCAGCATTTCTACATCGAGCAGAAAAGGAGTGGCCGCGTCAACCGGCCAAATACGCAGAGCCTCAGGAAGAGACTAAAGCTGTTCAACACCACGTTGCAGTGTGTGACTCAACTAACGATTTTGGAAAGTTTTCTCGCTGGAAGGATCTAGTGAAGAACCTGAGCTACCTGCATCACTTCGTCCATCGCTGCCGAACTCCTCACCGAGAAACGACTGGCAGTAGGATTGCAGTTTTGGAGCAGCGAGATTACGTAGCAGCAGAGGCAAGTTTGTGGCGAGTTATTCAAGGCACAGAATACCCCGAAGAGGTATCCATCCTGCGTAAGAATTCTGAGATGCCCAGTTACGAACGCAAGCCGCTGAACAAGAGCAGCTGCATTCGAAAGTTGTCACCATTTCTAGACGACAAAGGTGTGTTGCGGATGAGTAGTCGGATCAACGAAGTTTCGCTGTATTACTCGGCAGAATTCCAAAATCCGGTGATAGTTCCTAGGGGTCATCATGTCACCAAGCTCTTGATTCTTGAACATCATCAACGCTACGGACACGCGAACGTCGACACTGTTGTCAACGAACTGCGCCAACGGTATTACATCCCCAAGATTCGTTCTGAAGTAAAGAAGGTCGTGAAACAATGTATGTGGCGCAAAGTCTACCGAGCGAAACCTGCTGAGCCAAAGATGGCTACTCTGCCACATCCAAGAGTAGCGCCTTATGTTCGTCCGTTTACCTTTACCGGCTTGGATTATTTCGGGCCTTTGATTGTGAAGCGCCGGCGATGTAATGAGAAACGGTGGGTGGCACTATTTACATGTTTAACCATACGAGCGGTACATGTTGAAGTAGTGCATACATTATCAACGGAATCGTATAGACTGGCAATCCACCGTTTCATATCCCGAAGAGGTGCACCGCAACAGATATTTAGTGATAACGGTACCAATTTTCGGGGAGCTGCTCGCGAGATTGCCGATGAGATCAAAACTATCAATCGGGAACTGGCCAATTCATTCACCAATGCTGAAATCGAGTGGGTTTTCAACCCGCCCTCTGCTCCCCACATGGGTGGTGTGTGGGAGCGAAAGGTACGCTCAATCAAAGACGCGTTCAAATCTTTACACCATAACCAACACTTGAACGATGAGGAGCTGGCGACCTTTTTGACAGAAGCCGAAATGATTGTCAACTCCCATCCGTTGACTTTCGTGCCGCTAGAAGACTCTACAGAAGAAGCAATTACCCCCTACAACTTCCTGCTGATGAGTTCGAGTGGCGCCAACACTGCATCGAGAATAccaatatctgaagagatctcctTAAGAGTAAATTGGAAACTGATGCAACAACTTCTAAACCAGTTTTGGAAGCGGTGGATTCAAGGCTACCTCCCTACCATAGCACGTCGGACCAAGTGGTTCAACGATGTCCGCCCGCTCCAAGTTGACGATCCGGTAATCATCGTAGACGAGACGGTTCGTAACGGATGGCTTCGAGGTCGTATTGTGAAGGTCTACACAGCGAGTGATGGTCAGGTCAGGAAGGTTGATGTCCAGACAGCATCAGGAGTATACCAGAGGCCTGCGATCAAAGTAGCTTTGTTGGACGTACTGCAGAGTGGTAAGGCCGTTCAAAGGTAA